Proteins from a single region of Hordeum vulgare subsp. vulgare chromosome 6H, MorexV3_pseudomolecules_assembly, whole genome shotgun sequence:
- the LOC123403073 gene encoding extensin-like codes for MAGKGGPVVPKFGSWDAENIGYTVFFEKVRENKTAPVPGAAPAPPPRAHDDQEFDPYEYYENLSRNVPSRPPSSHGHGHQAPAQHYDHLGGSVPSRPPSSHGHGHGHGHPSPAQHYPAQHGHGGYHRRNGSNGSSAASEVSSRASKFSPPRPYQPRYGNNGGSYNQHHQQGAGEYAAPGPRHHPHAAPAPRAVASPPRHAPPPANERHGAPQARAAKAPSAVPKFGVWDEQNANANAAAQGFTVQFEKVKRHREAAKAAAPDVPPQLSPDRAAPTWGHPRRKPKKSFLSKVYGCLFPVVRQ; via the exons ATGGCC GGGAAAGGAGGGCCGGTGGTTCCCAAGTTCGGGTCGTGGGACGCCGAGAACATCGGCTACACCGTCTTCTTCGAGAAGGTGCGCGAGAACAAGACCGCGCCGGTGCCGGGTgcggcgccggcgccgccgcccagGGCGCACGACGACCAAGAGTTCGACCCCTACGAGTACTACGAGAACCTCAGCCGGAACGTGCCCTCGCGCCCGCCCAGCTCGCACGGCCACGGCCACCAGGCGCCGGCGCAGCACTACGACCACCTCGGCGGTAGCGTGCCCTCGCGGCCGCCGAGCTCGCACGGGCACGGGCACGGGCacggccacccctcgccggcgCAGCACTACCCCGCGCAGCACGGCCACGGGGGGTACCACCGGCGGAACGGGAGCAACGGCAGCAGCGCCGCGTCCGAGGTCAGCAGCCGCGCCAGCAAGTTCTCGCCGCCCAGGCCGTACCAGCCGCGCTACGGCAACAACGGCGGGAGCTACAACCAGCACCACCAGCAGGGCGCCGGCGAGTACGCCGCACCGGGGCCAAGGCACCACCCGCACGCCGCGCCGGCGCCGAGGGCCGTCGCGTCTCctccgcgccacgcgccaccgcCGGCGAACGAGCGGCATGGCGCGCCGCAGGCCCGTGCCGCCAAGGCCCCGTCGGCCGTGCCCAAGTTCGGCGTGTGGGACGAGCAGAACGCGAACGCGAACGCGGCGGCGCAGGGCTTCACGGTGCAGTTCGAGAAGGTGAAGCGGCACCGGGAGGCCGCCAAGGCCGCCGCGCCGGACGTGCCGCCGCAGCTCTCGCCGGACCGGGCGGCGCCCACGTGGGGCCACCCGCGGAGGAAGCCCAAGAAATCCTTCCTGTCCAAG GTTTACGGGTGCCTGTTCCCGGTGGTCAGACAGTGA